One Nicotiana sylvestris chromosome 12, ASM39365v2, whole genome shotgun sequence genomic window carries:
- the LOC138883836 gene encoding uncharacterized protein, which translates to MVDRTMKSPLGIIDDVLVRVDKFILPADFVILNCEVDFEVPIILGRPFLATGKALVDVEAGELNFQVGDKKVVFHVCKLMKHPNCTEVCSFVDLVTVVIIDDTSAMINVEDPLETVDVTLVVLQKWKKAIG; encoded by the exons ATGgtggatagaacaatgaagagtccattgggtataattgatgatgttcttgtccgggtagacaaatttatcttgccggcTGATTTCGTGATTCTCAACTGTGAGGTCGATTTTGAGGTGCCTATAATCTTGGGAAGACCTTTTCTTgcaactgggaaggccttagttgatgtggaagcaggggaactcaacTTCCAGGTGGGTGATAAAAAAGTAGTCTTTCATGTGTGTAAGTTAATGAAGCATCCCAACTGTACTGAAGTGTGCTCGTTCGTAGATCTTGTCACGGTAGTGAtaattgatgatactagtgcaatgatcaatgtggaggaccctctagagacG gtagatgtTACATTGGTGGTgctccaaaaatggaagaaggcaattggatag